The proteins below come from a single Pseudochaenichthys georgianus chromosome 14, fPseGeo1.2, whole genome shotgun sequence genomic window:
- the LOC139435086 gene encoding CAP-Gly domain-containing linker protein 2-like, with protein sequence MLFFSRQQTTVEEQSRIVQLEEELSLRRAEMANLQVKLRGSEEEDGGEAPGSEPETLVLRVQLASAGREHNKESSELREKHEAELEEGGRRSPS encoded by the coding sequence atgttgtttttttctcgTCAGCAAACCACGGTTGAGGAGCAGAGTCGCATCgtgcagctggaggaggagcTGAGCCTCCGGAGGGCGGAGATGGCGAACCTGCAGGTGAAGCTCCGAGGGTCCGAGGAGGAGGACGGCGGCGAGGCCCCGGGGTCCGAGCCCGAGACCCTCGTCCTGCGAGTCCAGCTGGCCTCTGCGGGCCGCGAGCACAACAAGGAGAGCAGCGAGCTGAGGGAGAAGCACGAGGCGGAGCTAGAGGAGGGCGGCAGGAGGTCGCCGAGCTGA